From the genome of Solidesulfovibrio carbinolicus, one region includes:
- a CDS encoding hemolysin family protein: MLTLALAVGLAVVLSAFCSMSEAALYSVPWSWIERLRKSGRASGELLFALRSNIEKPITAVLTLNTIANTAGAAVAGAAAASVFGAEDLWLFTAIFTVVILIFGEILPKTVGVAYCRPVSAFIARPMKMLILALLPIIWAGGFLARLVSGRRKNPVSSEEDLRAVVSLTRREGIINPLEELSITNILSLDRKTASGAMTPRTVVFSLPAEMTVAETRGQGKGVWPHSRIPVHAADDPENIVGIVYRREVLEALANDQDDKRLSDLAKPVRFVLDTMTLDRVLVKFLESRMHLFVVLDEYGGVSGVITLEDVLEEILGKEIIDETDQVADMRELARTRREALLRQRARDDAMPS; the protein is encoded by the coding sequence GTGTTGACCCTGGCTTTGGCCGTCGGCTTGGCCGTCGTGCTGTCGGCGTTTTGCTCCATGAGCGAGGCGGCGCTCTATTCCGTGCCTTGGAGCTGGATTGAGCGGCTGCGCAAAAGCGGCCGGGCTTCGGGAGAACTCCTTTTCGCCCTGCGCAGCAACATTGAAAAACCCATCACCGCCGTCCTGACGCTCAACACCATCGCCAACACCGCCGGCGCGGCCGTGGCCGGCGCGGCGGCCGCCTCCGTGTTCGGCGCCGAAGATCTCTGGCTATTCACCGCCATCTTTACCGTCGTCATCCTCATTTTCGGCGAGATCCTCCCCAAAACCGTGGGCGTGGCCTACTGTCGGCCGGTTTCGGCCTTCATCGCCCGGCCCATGAAAATGCTGATCCTGGCCCTTTTGCCTATCATCTGGGCCGGCGGGTTCCTTGCCAGGCTGGTGTCCGGCCGCCGCAAGAACCCGGTGTCCTCGGAAGAGGACCTGCGCGCCGTGGTGAGCCTGACCCGGCGCGAGGGGATAATTAATCCCCTGGAGGAACTCTCCATCACCAACATCCTGTCCCTGGACCGCAAGACCGCCAGCGGCGCCATGACGCCGCGCACGGTGGTTTTTTCCCTGCCGGCCGAGATGACCGTGGCCGAGACCCGGGGGCAGGGCAAGGGCGTGTGGCCCCACAGCCGCATCCCGGTCCACGCCGCCGACGATCCGGAAAACATCGTCGGCATCGTCTACCGACGCGAGGTCCTCGAAGCCCTGGCCAACGATCAGGACGACAAGCGCTTGTCCGACCTGGCCAAGCCTGTACGCTTCGTGCTCGACACCATGACCCTGGACCGGGTGTTGGTAAAATTCCTGGAATCGCGTATGCATCTTTTCGTGGTGCTGGACGAATACGGGGGCGTATCCGGCGTCATCACCTTGGAAGATGTCTTGGAAGAGATATTGGGGAAGGAAATCATTGACGAAACCGACCAGGTGGCGGACATGCGCGAACTGGCCCGGACCCGACGTGAGGCGCTTTTGCGCCAGCGCGCCCGGGACGATGCGATGCCGTCCTAA
- a CDS encoding alginate O-acetyltransferase AlgX-related protein, translated as MQSRSSFFCRVIACLASCLFLTMLVLPTADRYFALAPKGTIAETDTAPLPSVSADPATWGRWFNALRRGYLDRRYNLRGLLISWNSYMDTFVLASTTPSSKVMAGREHWLFLAQDGAFRNVIEDARSPEDLPAASVDLLATELEHRRQWLEERGIRYLVILAPNKNSVYPEMLPEALRPVRPKSHREQFVEAVRAKGHVEIIDVTSALLEEKKQHNVFYMTDSHWNAFGAYAAYRQIMGPVVRDFPEVKPLPREQFRVEQYAWMAGDLAFMMGLSDYLKEDRVLLFNKEWYKARGASYDGPVDPHYFEVPQYSFTGNAKLPTAVIFHDSFWWELLPFMAESFSKALYVWLKPQSEMELRFFDKALIEREKPDMVIEEFTERYIIPPLKGGFRIKNDTAAIKE; from the coding sequence TTGCAAAGCCGATCTTCTTTTTTTTGCCGCGTTATCGCCTGCCTGGCCTCGTGCCTGTTTCTGACCATGCTGGTGCTGCCGACGGCGGACAGGTATTTCGCCTTAGCGCCCAAGGGCACCATCGCCGAGACCGATACCGCGCCCTTGCCGTCGGTCAGCGCCGATCCCGCCACCTGGGGCCGCTGGTTCAATGCCCTGCGCCGGGGCTATCTCGACCGTCGCTACAACCTGCGCGGCCTGCTCATCAGCTGGAACAGCTACATGGACACCTTTGTTCTGGCGTCCACCACGCCGTCCTCCAAGGTCATGGCCGGCAGGGAGCATTGGCTGTTTCTAGCCCAGGACGGGGCGTTTCGCAATGTGATTGAGGACGCCCGTTCCCCCGAGGATCTGCCTGCCGCTTCGGTGGACCTGCTGGCCACGGAACTGGAGCATCGCCGCCAGTGGCTGGAGGAACGCGGCATCCGCTATCTGGTGATCCTGGCCCCCAACAAGAATTCCGTTTATCCCGAGATGTTGCCCGAGGCCTTGCGTCCGGTGCGGCCGAAAAGCCACCGCGAACAGTTCGTGGAAGCCGTGCGGGCCAAGGGGCATGTCGAAATCATCGACGTCACGTCGGCTTTGCTTGAAGAAAAAAAACAGCATAACGTCTTTTACATGACCGACAGCCACTGGAACGCTTTCGGCGCTTACGCCGCCTACCGGCAGATCATGGGACCCGTTGTTCGGGATTTTCCGGAGGTCAAACCCTTGCCGCGTGAACAGTTCCGGGTGGAACAGTACGCCTGGATGGCCGGCGACCTGGCCTTCATGATGGGGCTGTCCGATTATTTGAAGGAAGATCGGGTGTTGCTTTTCAACAAGGAATGGTACAAGGCCCGGGGCGCGTCCTACGACGGCCCGGTTGATCCGCACTATTTCGAAGTGCCGCAGTATTCGTTCACCGGCAACGCCAAGCTGCCCACGGCCGTCATCTTCCACGATTCCTTCTGGTGGGAGCTGCTGCCGTTTATGGCCGAATCCTTCAGCAAGGCGCTGTATGTCTGGCTCAAGCCCCAGTCCGAAATGGAGCTGCGCTTTTTCGACAAGGCGCTTATTGAGCGTGAGAAACCGGACATGGTCATTGAGGAGTTCACGGAACGCTACATCATTCCGCCGCTCAAGGGCGGGTTTCGGATCAAAAACGACACGGCTGCCATCAAGGAATAA
- the nadD gene encoding nicotinate (nicotinamide) nucleotide adenylyltransferase has translation MSGARIGIFGGTFNPVHVAHVRAAIEVAEALGLSAVEFIPSARPPHKLGGKLLDFELRASLCRAAVAGIPGFSVNLLEADRPGPSYTCDTLAELAASRPGQDFCFILGLGDLLCLPSWKDGLGLGRLADLAVHSREGQGIEAFTAFLTTHAQGMGATPTADPAVWTLPGGHAARFVPITRLDVSASDIRARWRSGRRIDGLVCQAVLSQLLTNAETLRTAWGRAVSA, from the coding sequence ATGTCCGGGGCCAGGATCGGCATTTTCGGCGGGACGTTTAATCCCGTCCACGTCGCCCATGTCCGGGCCGCCATTGAGGTGGCCGAGGCCTTGGGGCTTTCCGCCGTGGAATTTATTCCTTCCGCCCGGCCGCCCCATAAGCTCGGCGGCAAGCTGCTGGATTTCGAGCTGCGCGCCTCCCTGTGTCGGGCCGCCGTGGCCGGCATCCCGGGGTTTTCCGTCAATCTTCTAGAAGCCGACCGGCCCGGGCCGTCCTACACCTGCGACACTTTGGCCGAGCTGGCCGCTTCGCGTCCGGGGCAGGATTTCTGCTTTATCCTCGGCCTGGGCGACCTGCTCTGCCTGCCTTCCTGGAAAGACGGCCTGGGCCTGGGCCGACTGGCCGATCTGGCCGTCCATTCCCGGGAAGGGCAGGGGATCGAGGCTTTCACGGCATTTCTGACCACCCATGCCCAGGGCATGGGGGCCACGCCCACGGCCGATCCGGCCGTCTGGACGCTGCCCGGCGGCCACGCCGCCCGTTTTGTGCCCATCACCCGGCTTGACGTCAGCGCCTCGGACATCCGGGCCCGCTGGCGGTCCGGCCGTCGCATCGACGGACTGGTCTGCCAGGCCGTCTTGTCCCAACTTCTCACCAACGCCGAGACGCTGCGGACCGCCTGGGGCCGCGCCGTATCGGCCTGA
- a CDS encoding glutamate-5-semialdehyde dehydrogenase, with the protein MEVLMSVAADMEVMARKAKEASRAMAAASGAAKDAFLARLAELLETRREGVLAANAADLEKARAAGLDAPRLDRLTLTPAVMDGMAKACREIIALPDPVGAIESMRPRPNGLLVGRMRVPLGVICMIYESRPNVTIDAAILCLKAGNAVILKGGSEALASNLALAGLLREALETSDLPADAAQLVPTADRAAVAALCKLDELIDVMIPRGGEGLIRAVVSQATMPVLKHYKGVCHAYIDSGADEARAETIVVNAKAQRPGVCNALECLLVHADAAPTFLPRIGDALRRAGVTMRACPRAQPLLGEGAGPAAPEDFGHEFHDLILAVKVVDSLNEALTHIHRYGSGHTEVILTENHDRAMDFLRRADASMVGVNCSTRFNDGGELGLGAEIGISTSKLHSYGPMGLVELTSAKFVVLGQGQVRG; encoded by the coding sequence CTGGAGGTTCTCATGAGCGTTGCCGCCGACATGGAAGTCATGGCCCGAAAGGCCAAGGAAGCGTCCCGGGCCATGGCCGCCGCTTCCGGCGCGGCCAAGGACGCCTTTTTGGCCAGGCTGGCCGAGCTGCTGGAAACCCGCCGCGAGGGGGTGCTTGCCGCCAACGCCGCTGACCTCGAAAAAGCGCGCGCGGCCGGCCTGGACGCCCCGCGCCTGGACCGCCTGACGCTTACCCCGGCGGTCATGGACGGCATGGCCAAGGCCTGCCGCGAGATCATCGCCCTGCCGGACCCCGTGGGGGCCATCGAGTCCATGCGGCCCCGGCCAAACGGCTTGCTCGTCGGGCGCATGCGCGTGCCCTTGGGCGTTATCTGCATGATCTACGAATCCCGGCCCAACGTCACCATTGACGCCGCCATCCTGTGCCTCAAGGCCGGCAACGCCGTCATTTTAAAGGGCGGTTCCGAAGCCCTGGCCTCCAACCTGGCTCTGGCCGGGCTGTTGCGTGAAGCCCTTGAGACTTCGGACCTGCCGGCCGACGCCGCCCAGCTCGTGCCCACGGCCGACCGGGCCGCCGTGGCCGCCCTGTGCAAGCTCGACGAACTCATTGACGTCATGATCCCGCGCGGCGGGGAAGGGCTCATCCGGGCCGTGGTCTCCCAGGCCACCATGCCCGTGCTCAAGCATTACAAGGGCGTGTGCCACGCTTACATCGACAGCGGAGCCGACGAGGCCCGGGCCGAGACCATCGTGGTCAACGCCAAGGCCCAGCGCCCGGGGGTGTGCAACGCCCTGGAGTGCCTGCTCGTCCATGCCGATGCCGCGCCGACCTTCTTGCCCCGCATTGGCGACGCCTTGCGCCGGGCCGGCGTGACCATGCGGGCCTGCCCGCGCGCCCAGCCGCTTCTGGGCGAAGGGGCTGGGCCGGCCGCGCCCGAGGATTTCGGCCACGAGTTCCATGACCTCATTTTGGCCGTCAAGGTCGTTGACTCCCTTAACGAGGCGCTCACCCACATCCACCGCTACGGTTCCGGACACACCGAAGTCATTCTCACCGAGAACCATGACCGGGCCATGGATTTCCTGCGTCGGGCCGACGCCTCCATGGTCGGCGTCAACTGCTCCACGCGGTTCAACGACGGCGGCGAACTTGGCTTGGGCGCGGAGATCGGCATCTCCACCTCAAAGCTCCATTCCTACGGTCCCATGGGGCTGGTGGAACTGACCAGCGCCAAGTTCGTGGTGCTCGGCCAGGGGCAGGTGCGGGGCTAG
- a CDS encoding class I SAM-dependent methyltransferase — MYWETAAAVPSSLELVPEVRACIGPRDHIIDLGCGPGRTLDGLRRGGLGASHVGADCNPPSLALAAGLGLAVVRADLTALPFADGAFDVAVLQAVMTTLPTPAARLAVLAEARRVVTGLLCLGDFLRNPDLPYYRARYEAGLAETGEAGSFLVREGGVVLYQAHHFTFGELEGLLSQAGFGVVQAVFAPVKTRSGNIVAGVSLAAKAL; from the coding sequence ATGTATTGGGAAACCGCCGCCGCCGTGCCGTCTTCGTTGGAACTTGTCCCGGAAGTGCGGGCGTGCATTGGCCCGCGCGACCATATTATTGATTTGGGCTGCGGCCCGGGCCGGACCCTGGACGGACTGCGCCGGGGCGGGCTTGGGGCGTCCCATGTCGGGGCCGACTGCAATCCGCCGAGTCTGGCCCTGGCCGCAGGGCTTGGGCTGGCCGTGGTCCGGGCGGACTTGACCGCCTTGCCCTTTGCCGACGGCGCCTTTGACGTGGCCGTGCTCCAGGCGGTCATGACCACGCTGCCGACGCCGGCGGCCCGGTTGGCCGTGCTGGCCGAAGCCCGGCGAGTGGTCACGGGACTCTTGTGCCTGGGCGATTTTCTGCGCAATCCCGATCTGCCGTATTACCGAGCCCGGTACGAGGCCGGTCTGGCCGAAACCGGCGAGGCCGGAAGCTTCCTGGTGCGCGAGGGTGGGGTCGTGCTGTATCAGGCCCACCACTTCACGTTTGGAGAGCTTGAAGGGCTTTTGTCGCAAGCGGGCTTTGGCGTGGTCCAGGCCGTCTTTGCGCCGGTCAAAACCCGTAGCGGCAACATTGTGGCCGGCGTGTCGCTGGCGGCAAAGGCGCTTTGA
- a CDS encoding outer membrane beta-barrel protein, with translation MDALLKKLMLVLAAVCLTLAATAGWVMAQNFSAGSFNFEPRFSAYGTTNARVNSIMTYGGAFNYYVFDNFAVEAEGMGVYVDQNKRFETALGYGNKSDPANGIGANFNLRWHFVATSQATMFAGAGFGGLWADAKTPYNGFENNLTENGEIGATYSLTQQLSLKGSVKYLHIGQFNNQGINAFGGTLGLNVSF, from the coding sequence ATGGATGCTTTACTGAAAAAACTGATGCTCGTTCTCGCCGCCGTCTGCCTGACCCTGGCCGCTACGGCCGGCTGGGTCATGGCCCAGAACTTCTCGGCCGGAAGCTTCAACTTCGAACCCCGGTTCAGCGCCTACGGAACCACCAATGCCCGGGTCAACTCCATCATGACCTACGGCGGCGCCTTCAATTACTACGTCTTCGACAACTTCGCCGTGGAAGCCGAAGGCATGGGCGTCTACGTCGATCAAAACAAGCGCTTCGAGACCGCCCTGGGCTACGGCAACAAGTCCGACCCGGCCAACGGCATCGGGGCCAACTTCAACCTGCGCTGGCATTTCGTGGCCACGAGCCAAGCCACCATGTTCGCCGGCGCGGGCTTCGGCGGCTTGTGGGCCGACGCCAAGACCCCGTACAACGGTTTCGAGAACAACCTGACCGAAAACGGCGAGATCGGAGCGACCTACTCCCTGACCCAGCAACTGAGCCTCAAGGGATCGGTCAAGTATCTCCACATCGGCCAGTTCAACAACCAGGGCATCAACGCCTTCGGCGGCACGCTGGGCCTTAATGTCAGCTTCTAG
- the fliM gene encoding flagellar motor switch protein FliM — MSKILDQDEVDALLRGLSGGEIEAENDILEDDSGVVVFDLSNQDRIIRGRMPVLEIINDRFARLASNAMANAMRKRADVNPISIDMSKFGDFMRSLPVPTSINIFKLDPLRGNAILVVDSRLVFAMVESFFGGAGSQPKIEGRDFTPIEQAIINRVVRIALENMEESWQPVHEVHIELVRSEVNPQFAAIVPPSDVVVVVTFEVELENAIGSLIVCLPYATIEPIRSKLYASFQTERLEVDHAWIARFKERLMETPVELLVRFGRSQITGRQLLSLKPGDILMLENDVDELLEAEIQGVRKFQGIPGLVKSNKAFQIVKEEEIRLE, encoded by the coding sequence ATGAGCAAAATTCTCGATCAGGACGAAGTCGATGCGCTGCTTCGGGGCTTATCCGGCGGCGAGATCGAAGCGGAAAACGACATTCTGGAGGACGACTCCGGGGTCGTGGTCTTCGACCTGTCCAACCAGGACCGCATCATCCGCGGGCGCATGCCGGTTCTGGAAATCATCAACGACCGCTTCGCCCGCCTGGCCTCCAACGCCATGGCCAACGCCATGCGCAAGCGCGCCGACGTCAACCCCATTTCCATCGACATGTCCAAGTTCGGGGACTTCATGCGCTCCTTGCCCGTCCCCACCTCCATCAACATTTTCAAGCTTGATCCGCTGCGCGGCAACGCCATCCTCGTCGTCGACTCCAGGCTCGTGTTCGCCATGGTGGAGAGCTTTTTCGGCGGGGCCGGCTCTCAGCCCAAGATCGAGGGCCGGGATTTCACCCCCATCGAGCAGGCCATCATCAACCGCGTGGTGCGCATCGCTCTGGAAAACATGGAGGAATCCTGGCAGCCCGTCCACGAGGTCCACATCGAACTCGTGCGCAGCGAGGTCAATCCCCAGTTCGCGGCCATCGTGCCGCCAAGCGACGTGGTCGTGGTCGTCACCTTCGAGGTCGAGCTCGAAAACGCCATCGGCTCGCTCATCGTCTGCCTGCCCTATGCCACCATCGAGCCCATCCGTTCCAAGCTCTACGCCTCCTTCCAGACCGAACGCCTGGAAGTGGACCATGCCTGGATCGCCCGGTTCAAGGAACGGCTCATGGAAACGCCCGTGGAGCTGCTCGTGCGCTTTGGCCGCTCCCAGATCACCGGCCGTCAGCTGTTGTCGCTCAAGCCCGGGGACATCCTCATGCTTGAAAACGACGTGGACGAGCTGCTGGAAGCCGAGATCCAGGGTGTGCGCAAGTTCCAGGGCATCCCGGGGCTGGTCAAGTCCAACAAGGCCTTCCAGATCGTCAAGGAAGAAGAGATTCGCCTTGAATAG
- a CDS encoding C39 family peptidase, translating to MIVSRPVEPQTLALSILPQPDDATCGPTCLHAVYGYYGDRLPLEDVIAEAPTLPGGGTLGAYLGCHALRRGYKAKLYTFDLSVFDVTWFAPGVDLSAKLTEQLAVKTGRRLHQASAAYLEFLRLGGQIRFEDLTAPLIRDILKRGRPILAGLSATYLYRTPRERDVAGKTVFDDLRGKPSGHFVVINGYDSSARVTHIADPLLPNPISRSQYYEVTLNHLVCAVMLGVITDDANLLVLSPRKKSRSEDRQRSL from the coding sequence GTGATAGTTTCCCGTCCCGTGGAACCGCAAACCCTGGCCCTGTCCATCCTGCCCCAGCCCGACGACGCCACCTGCGGGCCGACCTGCCTGCACGCCGTCTACGGCTACTACGGCGACCGCCTTCCCCTGGAGGACGTCATCGCCGAGGCTCCCACCCTGCCTGGCGGCGGGACGCTTGGGGCCTATCTCGGTTGCCATGCCCTGCGGCGCGGCTACAAGGCCAAGCTCTACACCTTTGATCTTTCGGTCTTTGACGTTACCTGGTTCGCCCCGGGCGTCGATCTGTCGGCCAAACTGACCGAACAGCTGGCCGTCAAAACCGGCCGCCGCCTGCATCAGGCCTCGGCTGCCTATCTGGAATTCCTGCGCCTGGGCGGCCAGATTCGTTTCGAGGACCTGACCGCGCCGCTTATCCGCGACATATTAAAGCGCGGCCGGCCTATCCTGGCCGGCTTGTCCGCCACCTATCTCTACCGCACCCCGCGCGAACGCGACGTGGCCGGCAAGACCGTGTTCGACGACTTGCGCGGCAAGCCGTCCGGGCATTTCGTGGTGATAAACGGTTACGATTCCTCGGCCCGCGTCACCCATATCGCTGATCCGCTCCTGCCTAATCCCATCAGCCGCAGCCAGTACTACGAGGTGACGCTTAACCATCTGGTCTGCGCCGTCATGCTTGGCGTCATCACCGACGACGCCAATCTGCTCGTGCTTTCGCCCCGAAAGAAAAGCCGGTCCGAGGACCGGCAAAGGAGTCTCTAG
- a CDS encoding RimK family protein, translating to MSVLVVMENPEDCSLVFSGVEPVAARSYLADEAFTALRGVKIINLCRSFRYQSMGYYVSLLAEARGHKPIPSITAIQDMKSVGIIRLASEELAELLERALADRPQEKISFSAYFGKTPEKGLEQLASRLFKLFPTPFLRADCNWQNGWQLQNVSPLSLRDIPEEERDFAEAVSTDYFTGKKLTIPKRQVSRYDLAILHDPEEERPPSDARAIKRFVKAAENLGLGVEIITREDSNRLSEFDALFIRETTNVDHHTYRMARKAAAEGLVVIDDPESILRCSNKVYLAEVLSRLKIPAPRTVIAHCKNIDHILEELPLPCVLKQPDSAFSQGVVLVRESDALMQEAKRLLSKSDLVIAQEYLPSEYDWRIGVLDKRPLFACKYYMASGHWQILRKGKSGKDVYGRVETLPVAKAPKKVVNAALKAAAAIGDGLYGVDLKQVGDKVYVIEVNDNPNIDAGFEDEVLQDELYLRVVEVFLKRIERRKTGSLNV from the coding sequence GTGTCTGTCTTGGTGGTCATGGAAAACCCCGAGGACTGTTCCCTGGTGTTTTCCGGCGTCGAACCCGTCGCCGCCCGCAGCTATCTGGCCGACGAGGCCTTCACCGCCCTGCGCGGGGTCAAGATCATCAACCTCTGCCGCTCCTTCCGCTACCAGTCCATGGGCTATTACGTGTCGCTTCTGGCCGAAGCCCGGGGCCACAAGCCCATCCCGTCCATCACGGCCATTCAGGACATGAAGTCCGTGGGCATCATCCGGCTGGCTTCGGAAGAACTGGCCGAACTCCTGGAACGGGCCCTGGCCGACAGGCCCCAAGAAAAAATAAGCTTCTCCGCCTATTTCGGCAAAACGCCGGAAAAGGGCCTGGAACAACTCGCCTCGCGGCTGTTCAAGCTCTTTCCCACGCCGTTTTTGCGGGCCGACTGCAATTGGCAAAACGGCTGGCAGCTGCAAAACGTCTCGCCTCTGTCACTGCGCGATATCCCCGAGGAAGAGCGCGACTTTGCCGAGGCCGTGTCCACCGACTACTTCACCGGCAAAAAGCTCACCATCCCCAAGCGCCAAGTGAGCCGCTACGATCTGGCCATCCTCCACGACCCCGAGGAGGAACGCCCGCCCTCCGACGCCCGGGCCATCAAGCGTTTCGTCAAGGCCGCCGAGAATCTGGGCCTTGGCGTCGAGATCATCACCCGCGAGGATTCCAACCGCCTCTCGGAATTCGACGCGCTGTTCATCCGCGAAACCACCAACGTGGACCACCACACCTACCGCATGGCCCGCAAGGCGGCGGCCGAAGGGCTGGTGGTCATCGACGACCCGGAATCCATCCTGCGCTGCTCCAACAAGGTCTATCTGGCCGAGGTGCTGTCGCGCCTGAAAATTCCGGCCCCGCGCACGGTCATCGCCCACTGCAAGAATATCGACCATATCCTGGAAGAGCTGCCCCTGCCCTGCGTGCTCAAGCAGCCCGACAGCGCCTTTTCCCAGGGCGTGGTGCTGGTGCGCGAATCCGACGCGCTCATGCAGGAGGCCAAGCGGCTTTTGTCCAAGTCCGATCTGGTCATCGCCCAGGAATACCTGCCCTCGGAATACGACTGGCGCATCGGGGTGCTGGACAAGCGGCCGCTTTTTGCCTGCAAGTACTACATGGCCTCGGGCCATTGGCAGATCCTGCGCAAGGGCAAGTCCGGCAAGGACGTTTACGGGCGGGTGGAGACCCTGCCCGTGGCCAAGGCCCCCAAGAAGGTGGTCAACGCGGCGCTCAAGGCGGCGGCGGCCATCGGCGACGGGCTTTATGGCGTGGACCTCAAGCAAGTGGGAGACAAGGTCTACGTCATCGAGGTCAACGACAATCCCAACATCGACGCCGGCTTCGAGGATGAGGTGCTGCAGGACGAACTGTACCTGCGCGTGGTGGAAGTCTTTCTCAAACGCATCGAACGCCGCAAAACCGGGAGCCTCAACGTATGA
- a CDS encoding carboxylate-amine ligase: MSKARPLFSAFGVEIEYMIVDRETLAVRPIADKLLAAAAGVPDASDAELGPVTWSNELVAHVLEMKVTKPAKTLKGLSAAFAASVAKAEELLAPHGARLLPTGAHPLMDPFTETVLWPHESSEIYKAFDAIFNCKGHGWANLQSMHLNLPFAGDDEFGRLHAAIRVLMPIMPALAASTPILDGKATPWLDARMRHYAHNADRVPAVMGAVIPEAVFSIDEYHARILEPLYRDIAPLDPKGVLRGDFLNARGAIPRFERSTIEIRVLDTQECPAADFALADVVVSALKGLVEERWSTYEEQKAWATSELATIFNATIENAGRAKVPDEYARLFGVYAPSWIPARVIWRRLAMSSLPTMVFDPDWEKSLAVLVDQSSLARRILAAVDGDYRPTTIRRVYGQLADCLEQNEPFNVGILGAPYYL, translated from the coding sequence ATGAGCAAGGCCAGACCGCTTTTTTCCGCTTTTGGCGTCGAGATCGAATACATGATCGTGGACCGCGAGACCTTGGCGGTCCGGCCCATTGCCGACAAGCTGCTGGCTGCCGCCGCCGGCGTCCCGGACGCCTCCGACGCCGAGCTGGGGCCGGTCACCTGGTCCAACGAACTGGTGGCCCATGTGCTGGAGATGAAGGTCACCAAGCCCGCCAAGACGTTAAAGGGCCTGTCCGCCGCCTTTGCCGCCAGCGTGGCCAAGGCCGAGGAACTGCTGGCTCCCCACGGGGCGCGCCTGCTCCCCACCGGCGCCCATCCCCTCATGGACCCCTTCACGGAAACCGTGCTGTGGCCCCACGAGAGCAGCGAAATCTACAAGGCCTTCGACGCCATCTTCAATTGCAAGGGCCATGGCTGGGCCAATCTGCAAAGTATGCATCTGAACCTGCCCTTTGCCGGCGACGACGAGTTCGGCCGGCTCCATGCCGCCATCCGCGTGCTCATGCCCATCATGCCGGCCCTGGCCGCCTCCACGCCCATCCTCGACGGCAAGGCCACGCCCTGGCTCGACGCGCGGATGCGCCACTATGCCCACAACGCCGACCGGGTGCCGGCGGTCATGGGCGCGGTGATCCCCGAAGCCGTCTTTTCCATCGACGAATACCACGCGCGCATCCTGGAGCCGCTGTACCGCGACATCGCGCCCCTGGACCCCAAGGGCGTGCTTCGCGGCGATTTCCTCAACGCCCGGGGGGCCATCCCGCGTTTTGAGCGCTCCACCATCGAAATCCGGGTGCTGGACACCCAGGAATGCCCGGCCGCCGACTTCGCCCTGGCCGACGTCGTGGTCTCGGCCCTCAAGGGGCTGGTGGAGGAACGCTGGTCCACCTATGAGGAGCAAAAAGCCTGGGCCACAAGCGAGCTGGCCACGATATTTAACGCCACCATCGAAAACGCCGGCCGGGCCAAGGTGCCCGACGAATACGCGCGCCTTTTCGGCGTCTACGCCCCGTCCTGGATTCCGGCCCGCGTCATCTGGCGGCGGCTGGCCATGAGTTCGTTGCCGACCATGGTCTTCGACCCGGACTGGGAAAAGAGTCTCGCTGTGCTGGTCGATCAGTCGAGTCTGGCCCGGCGCATCCTGGCCGCCGTGGACGGCGACTATCGCCCGACGACCATCCGCCGGGTCTACGGCCAGTTGGCCGATTGCCTGGAGCAAAACGAGCCCTTCAATGTCGGCATCCTGGGCGCTCCTTATTACCTGTGA
- a CDS encoding N-formylglutamate amidohydrolase → MSASWALLITCEHGGADIPAAYAPLFGDWRDALASHRGHDLGALETARRLARAAHAPLLFSTTSRMLVDLNRSLGHPGLFSEATKGLPRRDKDAILATYYHPHRDAVAALVAEGIDAGRTVLHIASHSFTPRLGGVTRHCDVGFLYDPGRSSEKTFCRAWMRELACLDGDLILRRNYPYKGVSDGLVTALRRRFGERYLGVELEVNQRFALGGAEALASIGETLADALQRTLGRAASCR, encoded by the coding sequence ATGTCGGCATCCTGGGCGCTCCTTATTACCTGTGAGCACGGCGGGGCCGACATCCCCGCCGCCTATGCCCCGCTTTTTGGCGACTGGCGCGACGCCTTGGCCAGCCACCGGGGGCACGATCTCGGCGCGTTGGAAACGGCCCGGAGGCTCGCCCGGGCCGCCCACGCGCCGCTGCTCTTTTCCACGACCAGCCGGATGCTCGTGGACCTTAACCGTTCGCTCGGGCATCCCGGGCTTTTTTCCGAGGCAACCAAGGGCCTGCCGCGCCGGGACAAGGACGCCATCCTTGCCACGTACTACCATCCCCACCGCGACGCCGTGGCCGCCCTCGTGGCCGAGGGGATTGATGCCGGGCGCACGGTGCTGCACATCGCCAGCCACAGCTTCACCCCGCGTCTTGGGGGTGTTACGCGCCACTGCGACGTAGGCTTTCTTTACGACCCCGGGCGAAGCTCTGAAAAGACCTTCTGCCGCGCGTGGATGCGTGAGCTGGCCTGTCTGGACGGCGACCTGATCCTGCGGCGCAACTACCCGTACAAAGGCGTGTCCGACGGGCTGGTCACGGCCTTGCGGCGTCGTTTCGGCGAGCGCTATCTCGGCGTGGAACTGGAAGTGAACCAGCGCTTCGCCCTGGGCGGGGCGGAAGCGCTGGCGAGCATTGGCGAGACGTTGGCCGACGCGCTGCAGCGGACCCTTGGACGCGCGGCGTCCTGCCGCTGA